In Nocardioides faecalis, the following proteins share a genomic window:
- a CDS encoding mechanosensitive ion channel family protein: MGLIPMAAYAADPLADFSRWLRGDALEIVMVVTGSMLLARFVRWFADEVATRNDAEAEDGPSLVRSEDSKHRRAIAQVFTWSLIVLIYVLATVSVVENLGISLSAVVPAATVAGVAVGFGAQRVVQDLLAGFFLVAERQYGFGDLVRISVVGVSTPVLGTVESVSLRITTLRTVTGEVVITPNGQIVQVTNLSRDWARAVVDVPVPISVDVNRVTHVLREAGEAAFEDPALHELMLDAPSVMGVESIEMDQFKVRVVARTLPGKQFEVGRLLRVRITRSLRAAGINLQAEVASTGEPTGSAE; the protein is encoded by the coding sequence ATGGGCCTGATCCCGATGGCGGCGTACGCCGCGGACCCCCTCGCGGACTTCAGCCGGTGGCTGCGGGGCGACGCTCTCGAGATCGTCATGGTCGTCACGGGCTCCATGCTGCTCGCCCGGTTCGTGCGGTGGTTCGCCGACGAGGTCGCGACCCGCAACGACGCGGAGGCGGAGGACGGGCCGTCGCTGGTGCGCTCGGAGGACTCCAAGCACCGCCGCGCGATCGCGCAGGTCTTCACCTGGTCGCTGATCGTGCTGATCTACGTCCTGGCGACCGTCTCGGTGGTGGAGAACCTCGGCATCTCCCTGTCCGCGGTGGTGCCGGCCGCGACGGTGGCCGGTGTCGCGGTTGGCTTCGGGGCGCAGCGGGTGGTCCAGGACCTGCTCGCCGGGTTCTTCCTGGTCGCCGAGCGGCAGTACGGCTTCGGGGACCTGGTCCGGATCTCCGTGGTCGGCGTCTCCACCCCCGTGCTGGGCACCGTGGAGAGCGTGAGCCTGCGCATCACCACGCTGCGGACGGTCACCGGTGAGGTGGTGATCACCCCGAACGGCCAGATCGTCCAGGTCACGAACCTGTCCCGCGACTGGGCACGTGCGGTGGTCGACGTCCCGGTCCCGATCTCGGTCGACGTCAACCGGGTCACCCACGTGCTGCGTGAGGCCGGCGAGGCGGCATTCGAGGACCCGGCGTTGCACGAGCTGATGCTGGACGCGCCCTCGGTGATGGGCGTGGAGTCCATCGAGATGGACCAGTTCAAGGTGCGGGTGGTCGCCCGCACCCTGCCCGGCAAGCAGTTCGAGGTGGGGCGGTTGCTGCGGGTGCGGATCACCCGCTCCCTGCGCGCCGCCGGCATCAACCTGCAGGCGGAGGTCGCCAGCACGGGCGAGCCGACAGGGAGCGCGGAGTGA
- a CDS encoding sulfite exporter TauE/SafE family protein: protein MLVLAAAAGALIGLSLGALGGGGSILAVPVLVYLLGQSPAQATTGSLVVVAVSSLTGALAARRAGHVMLGRGLAFGAVAVGGAAVGAAASSKVPEDVLMAAFAVLMLVVGGVMARRQLRHRRERRTGVADPRSSARPRLDDPIITFSPTFACQCPRALKVLLTATAVGLLTGFLGVGGGFLVVPALLLALALPMEYAAGTSLVVITVTSLAALAVRGGTGVTPDWGPVLVLTVAAALAALGGARLAQRIPAARLQGAFTLLVLTVAAGTGAAALPALA from the coding sequence ATGCTCGTGCTGGCCGCTGCGGCCGGCGCGCTGATCGGGCTCTCCCTCGGCGCGCTCGGCGGCGGCGGATCCATCCTCGCCGTGCCGGTGCTCGTCTACCTGCTCGGCCAGTCGCCGGCGCAGGCGACGACCGGGTCGCTGGTGGTCGTGGCCGTCTCCTCGCTGACCGGTGCCCTGGCGGCACGCCGGGCCGGGCACGTGATGCTCGGCCGCGGCCTCGCTTTCGGTGCCGTCGCCGTCGGGGGAGCCGCCGTGGGGGCCGCGGCCTCCAGCAAGGTCCCCGAGGACGTGCTGATGGCGGCGTTCGCCGTCCTGATGCTCGTCGTCGGCGGCGTGATGGCGCGGCGCCAGCTGCGGCACCGGCGCGAGCGCCGTACGGGGGTCGCGGACCCGCGGTCCTCGGCCCGGCCGCGGCTGGACGACCCGATCATCACCTTCAGCCCGACGTTCGCCTGCCAGTGCCCCCGGGCGTTGAAGGTCCTGCTCACCGCCACCGCCGTGGGACTGCTGACCGGGTTCCTCGGTGTGGGCGGCGGGTTCCTCGTCGTACCTGCGCTGCTGCTCGCGCTGGCGCTCCCGATGGAGTACGCCGCCGGCACCTCGCTGGTCGTCATCACCGTCACCAGCCTCGCCGCGCTCGCGGTCCGCGGCGGCACCGGCGTCACACCCGACTGGGGGCCGGTCCTCGTCCTGACCGTCGCGGCCGCGCTCGCCGCACTCGGCGGCGCCCGCCTTGCCCAGCGCATCCCCGCCGCCCGCCTCCAGGGCGCGTTCACCCTCCTCGTGCTCACCGTCGCCGCCGGGACCGGCGCCGCGGCCCTGCCCGCCCTGGCCTGA
- a CDS encoding MauE/DoxX family redox-associated membrane protein, translating into MNGAWAGWQWAGLVARLVAGGVWIAAGALKITEPDASIAAVRAYQLLPASTAEVVGLVLPAIELAVGLALVLGVLTRGAAVISAVLFGAFIVGIASVWARGIEIDCGCFGGGGAKAGATSDYPWEIARDAVLLVASCLVVWLRRTALALDSILFPQAPPERAPEGAEI; encoded by the coding sequence GTGAACGGGGCATGGGCAGGGTGGCAGTGGGCCGGGCTGGTCGCCCGCCTCGTCGCCGGAGGCGTGTGGATCGCCGCCGGTGCCCTGAAGATCACCGAGCCGGACGCCAGCATCGCTGCGGTCCGCGCCTACCAGCTGCTGCCCGCGTCGACGGCCGAGGTCGTCGGCCTGGTCCTGCCCGCCATCGAGCTCGCCGTCGGTCTGGCGCTGGTGCTGGGTGTGCTCACCCGTGGCGCCGCCGTGATCTCTGCAGTGCTCTTCGGCGCCTTCATCGTCGGCATCGCGTCGGTGTGGGCGCGGGGGATCGAGATCGACTGCGGCTGCTTCGGCGGCGGCGGGGCGAAGGCCGGCGCGACGTCCGACTATCCCTGGGAGATCGCCCGCGACGCGGTGCTGCTGGTGGCCTCCTGCCTGGTGGTGTGGCTGCGCCGTACCGCCCTCGCCCTGGATTCCATTTTGTTCCCCCAGGCGCCGCCGGAGCGCGCCCCCGAAGGAGCTGAGATCTGA
- a CDS encoding MFS transporter gives MSTPRATAGAPQSGVPAAPDNAVATVALAVLGIFVTYVPITSVSVALTTIGHDTGASTSALQWVSDAYVIPMAAAVLSAGVFGDIYGRRRVYLLGMLLTILGGLTAASSSAGLDDHALQLLWAGQAIAGVGAGLLIPTTLALIAQAVPDVRARGRFIGLWSMGLVAGLALGPIFSGTVLEVADWPWIYAPSTALAVLATLVALRLLPESAPVEGRRLDWPGQLSATLAIACSIFGIIEGGEKGWGSAESVAGLAIGAVAFVVFLVVERRSDAPLMDLAIFRSPAFSASGFAGLVAMFSIVGGMFLLSLFLGYVQGLDALQIGLRLLFATGLGVLVGPLAARLMQHVKSLHVLTLGLLSSAAGLVALTSITAETGAWDLGWRLALFGFGNTTMMTAVTTAAISSAPIRMAGMAVAVNTALRQYGAALGPAILGVVFSHQLAGGASAEEAFGAALVTNVMVLLLAALVCGYVARHEEHPSLSR, from the coding sequence GTGTCCACACCTCGCGCCACCGCCGGCGCCCCGCAGAGCGGCGTGCCCGCAGCGCCCGACAATGCCGTCGCCACCGTCGCTCTGGCCGTCCTGGGCATCTTCGTCACCTACGTGCCGATCACCTCGGTCAGCGTCGCCCTCACCACCATCGGTCACGACACCGGCGCCTCGACGTCCGCGCTGCAGTGGGTCTCGGACGCCTACGTGATCCCGATGGCCGCAGCGGTGCTGTCCGCCGGCGTCTTCGGCGACATCTACGGCCGCCGCCGCGTCTACCTGCTCGGGATGCTGCTGACGATCCTCGGCGGGCTCACCGCCGCATCCTCGAGCGCCGGGCTCGACGACCACGCCCTGCAGCTGCTCTGGGCCGGTCAGGCGATCGCCGGCGTCGGGGCGGGCTTGTTGATCCCGACCACGCTGGCGCTCATCGCGCAGGCGGTGCCGGACGTCCGTGCCCGCGGGAGGTTCATCGGACTGTGGTCCATGGGCCTGGTGGCCGGCCTGGCTCTCGGGCCGATCTTCTCGGGCACGGTCCTCGAGGTCGCCGACTGGCCGTGGATCTACGCGCCCTCGACCGCGCTCGCGGTCCTCGCGACGCTGGTCGCGCTCCGGCTGCTGCCGGAGTCCGCCCCCGTGGAGGGACGACGCCTCGACTGGCCCGGCCAGCTCAGCGCCACCCTCGCCATCGCCTGCTCGATCTTCGGCATCATCGAGGGCGGCGAGAAGGGCTGGGGCTCGGCGGAGTCCGTGGCGGGCCTCGCGATCGGCGCCGTCGCGTTCGTGGTGTTCCTCGTCGTCGAGCGGCGCAGCGACGCCCCGCTGATGGACCTGGCCATCTTCCGCTCCCCCGCGTTCTCGGCCTCCGGCTTCGCCGGGCTGGTAGCGATGTTCTCCATCGTGGGCGGCATGTTCCTGCTCAGCCTCTTCCTCGGCTACGTGCAGGGCCTGGACGCGCTCCAGATCGGTCTGCGCCTGCTCTTCGCGACGGGGCTGGGCGTGCTGGTGGGGCCGCTGGCCGCGAGGCTGATGCAGCACGTCAAGTCCCTGCACGTGCTCACCCTGGGCCTGCTGTCCAGCGCGGCCGGCCTGGTGGCCTTGACCTCCATCACCGCCGAGACAGGCGCATGGGACCTCGGCTGGCGCCTGGCACTGTTCGGGTTCGGCAACACCACCATGATGACGGCGGTGACCACCGCGGCGATCAGCTCGGCACCGATCCGGATGGCGGGGATGGCGGTGGCCGTCAACACCGCCCTGCGACAGTACGGCGCCGCGCTCGGCCCGGCGATCCTCGGTGTCGTCTTCAGCCACCAACTGGCTGGCGGCGCAAGTGCCGAGGAGGCGTTCGGTGCCGCGCTGGTCACCAACGTGATGGTGCTGCTGCTCGCCGCGCTCGTGTGCGGCTACGTCGCCCGCCACGAGGAGCACCCCTCCCTCAGCCGCTGA
- a CDS encoding adenosine deaminase, whose amino-acid sequence MSDAAGDGTHLSEFVAGLPKAELHVHHVGSASPRMVAELAARHPGVVPADPERLREFFAFRDFAHFIEVYLAVVDLVRTPADVRFLTYEVARELAQGQNVRYAELTCTPYTSVLPHEPDRGMPIEAYTEAIEDARVAAERDLGIVLRWIYDIPGESGIPAADATLGFALDHAPDGLVGFGLGGPEIGVPRGQFVPHFAAARAAGLRSVPHAGETTGPQTIWTSLRDLGAERIGHGTSAVQDPALLAHLVEHRIPLEVCPSSNVATKAVTSLAEHPLPQMVAAGAVVTINSDDPSMFGTSLNAEYEIAADLLGLDAAGLVALSRAAVDASFAPDDVRSRLLAEIDAYAAPSG is encoded by the coding sequence GTGAGCGACGCAGCCGGCGACGGGACCCACCTGTCGGAGTTCGTCGCCGGCCTGCCGAAGGCGGAGCTGCACGTGCACCACGTCGGCTCCGCCTCGCCCCGGATGGTGGCCGAGCTCGCCGCCCGCCACCCCGGTGTCGTGCCCGCGGACCCCGAGCGGCTGCGCGAGTTCTTCGCCTTCCGCGACTTCGCGCACTTCATCGAGGTCTACCTCGCCGTCGTCGACCTGGTCCGCACCCCCGCCGACGTGCGGTTCCTGACCTACGAGGTGGCCCGGGAGCTGGCGCAGGGGCAGAACGTGCGGTACGCCGAGCTGACCTGCACGCCGTACACCTCGGTGCTGCCGCACGAGCCCGACCGGGGCATGCCGATCGAGGCCTACACGGAGGCGATCGAGGACGCCCGGGTGGCCGCGGAGCGCGACCTGGGCATCGTGCTGCGCTGGATCTACGACATCCCCGGCGAGTCCGGGATCCCGGCGGCGGACGCCACGCTGGGGTTCGCGCTCGACCACGCCCCCGACGGGCTGGTCGGGTTCGGCCTCGGCGGACCGGAGATCGGGGTGCCGCGCGGCCAGTTCGTGCCGCACTTCGCCGCCGCCCGCGCGGCCGGGCTGCGCTCGGTGCCGCACGCCGGCGAGACCACCGGGCCCCAGACCATCTGGACCTCGCTGCGCGACCTGGGGGCCGAGCGGATCGGGCACGGCACCTCCGCGGTCCAGGACCCCGCCCTGCTGGCCCACCTGGTCGAGCACCGGATCCCGCTGGAGGTGTGCCCGTCGTCGAACGTGGCCACGAAGGCGGTGACCTCGTTGGCCGAGCACCCGCTGCCGCAGATGGTGGCGGCCGGGGCCGTGGTCACGATCAACTCCGACGATCCGTCGATGTTCGGCACCTCGCTGAACGCCGAGTACGAGATCGCCGCCGACCTCCTCGGGCTCGACGCCGCCGGCCTGGTGGCGCTGTCCCGGGCCGCGGTCGATGCCTCCTTCGCCCCCGACGACGTCAGGAGCCGGCTGCTCGCCGAGATCGACGCCTACGCCGCCCCGTCCGGCTGA
- a CDS encoding DsbA family protein, which translates to MTSKSPKPTVRAQKAAAARAEQARKERRRRLLTIGGVIAAMVLIVGGAVAISMVTKSNDDAKLSDAASQSSEFGLVIGEEDAPHSVVVYEDFLCPFCGELERATGEDLAKLAAEGKVRVEYRPFDLLSQAYGDYPIRATNAFAVVLEKSGPQVAQKMHELLFANQPSEKNPDALSDDDLVKLAVKAGAAEEDVRPGIENLSHKDWVTKASADARKSGVSGTPTILVDGKVFEDGRTVDELADNLIAAVS; encoded by the coding sequence ATGACGTCGAAGTCCCCCAAGCCGACCGTTCGTGCGCAGAAGGCCGCTGCGGCCCGCGCCGAGCAGGCCCGCAAGGAGCGACGCCGCCGCCTGCTCACCATCGGCGGCGTGATCGCGGCGATGGTGCTCATCGTGGGCGGCGCGGTCGCCATCAGCATGGTGACGAAGAGCAACGATGACGCGAAGCTGTCCGACGCCGCGAGCCAGTCGAGCGAGTTCGGCCTGGTCATCGGCGAGGAGGACGCCCCGCACTCCGTCGTCGTCTACGAGGACTTCCTCTGCCCCTTCTGCGGGGAGCTCGAGCGGGCCACCGGCGAGGACCTCGCCAAGCTGGCCGCCGAGGGCAAGGTCCGCGTCGAGTACCGCCCGTTCGACCTGCTGAGCCAGGCGTACGGCGACTACCCGATCCGCGCCACCAACGCGTTCGCGGTGGTGCTGGAGAAGTCCGGGCCCCAGGTCGCCCAGAAGATGCACGAGCTGCTCTTCGCCAACCAGCCCTCGGAGAAGAACCCCGACGCCCTGAGCGACGACGACCTGGTCAAGCTCGCCGTGAAGGCCGGCGCCGCCGAGGAGGACGTGCGTCCGGGCATCGAGAACCTCTCGCACAAGGACTGGGTCACCAAGGCCAGCGCCGACGCCCGCAAGAGCGGCGTGTCCGGCACGCCCACGATCCTGGTCGACGGCAAGGTCTTCGAGGACGGCCGGACCGTGGACGAGCTCGCGGACAACCTGATCGCCGCGGTGAGCTGA
- a CDS encoding sigma factor-like helix-turn-helix DNA-binding protein, with translation MAALRALPVRQRQAVVLRYLEDLSTAETAGLMGCTQGTVKRAAHDSLRALRSTLTEHAKR, from the coding sequence CTGGCGGCATTGCGCGCCCTGCCGGTCCGGCAGCGCCAAGCGGTCGTGCTGCGGTACCTCGAAGACCTGTCGACAGCAGAGACGGCCGGCCTCATGGGTTGCACCCAGGGGACGGTCAAGCGGGCCGCTCACGACAGCCTCCGCGCCCTGAGATCGACCTTGACCGAGCACGCGAAGAGGTGA
- a CDS encoding maleylpyruvate isomerase family mycothiol-dependent enzyme has product MAAPATDPERVYAIATANRLLTADLLENLTPEQWRTPSLCEGWTVQEVAAHLVPPAEDYSLRWLAKALLKYRFDLARMVDETTREAARQPTAEIVAVLRDRADRRLDPPVTHALGPMTDTCIHLRDIARPLGLDVDPGPESWRPALDFLVSRPAVRGFVPRDRLPRLRFETTDQAWAHGEGPLVRGPSEAVALVMAGRSVALADVDGDGVAELSHRLGAG; this is encoded by the coding sequence ATGGCCGCACCAGCAACCGACCCCGAGCGCGTCTACGCGATCGCCACGGCCAACCGGTTGCTGACCGCCGACCTGCTCGAGAACCTCACACCGGAGCAGTGGCGTACGCCGTCGCTCTGCGAGGGCTGGACCGTGCAAGAGGTGGCCGCCCACCTCGTGCCCCCGGCGGAGGACTACTCCCTCCGTTGGCTGGCGAAGGCGCTCCTGAAGTACCGCTTCGACCTGGCCCGGATGGTCGACGAGACGACCCGGGAGGCGGCTCGGCAGCCCACGGCCGAGATCGTGGCCGTGCTGCGGGACCGTGCCGACCGCCGGCTGGACCCGCCGGTCACCCATGCGCTCGGTCCGATGACCGACACCTGCATCCACCTGCGTGACATCGCCCGCCCCCTCGGCCTCGACGTGGATCCCGGTCCGGAGTCGTGGCGCCCGGCGCTCGACTTCCTCGTCTCGCGCCCGGCGGTGCGGGGCTTCGTCCCGCGCGACCGGCTGCCCAGGCTCCGGTTCGAGACGACCGACCAGGCGTGGGCCCACGGCGAGGGACCGCTGGTGCGTGGTCCCAGCGAGGCGGTGGCCCTGGTGATGGCGGGACGCTCCGTGGCCCTGGCCGACGTGGACGGAGACGGCGTCGCCGAGCTCTCCCACCGCCTGGGAGCAGGTTGA
- a CDS encoding MMPL family transporter, whose protein sequence is MHPTTTPGSAPGSASGSKSGSAPAAHRPGPLGRLGTWVTGHAKLVTIVWLLVIVGLGAFAPQVEKNLSGAGWQANGSESVTARELAMDHFGGNASSAIQVVVRSTDGPVTEGEGKEVLAEVTRILEAEPRIADVVAPMPGATLSQDGTTAIVLGGAGADTNEMVRVATELKDDVAALSTDTVEVNPTGSSLLWSDFNEANLDAMLKSELMSWPVTLAILVLAFGALVAAGLPLILTLAGLLASAGSLVLINELMPVSIWAMNFAMMFALALGIDYALFLVVRYRAARAARPGPEHRRWAITQTMDTAGKAVLLSGLTVLISLSAVMLVPSPSFRSMAGGIMLSVVFVLAATLTLLPLVLFKLDGRINKLALPWARTTEHRSPKFAAWGERLWKRPLVWGLGSVVVLLALAAPILGLQTAMPSIKVLPEDASARIGYDQVQDAFGEGTPGTLQVVADAADAGSVADVLAAEKGIAAAMAPMPAADDSDLVLIQAVPTVDPSDPALAETVDRLRGDLPDSALVGGAPVENLDLKAQLDESTPLVIGVVLVLGFLLLLVALQAPLISLLGTLASLLSTAAAFGVARLIFQEGFGADLLGFESQGFLDAWAPVFFFAMIFAIAMDYTVFLLASAKEHYERSGDPKEAMVGSLAQSGRVIFAAGAVMVAVFFTFALSGPIPPKEMGVVLGLAVLLDAFLVRLVLLPVLLRLTGKAAWYAPAWLRKVLPKITFAHD, encoded by the coding sequence ATGCACCCCACCACCACGCCCGGCTCCGCACCAGGCTCCGCGTCCGGTAGCAAGTCAGGCTCCGCGCCGGCGGCCCACCGGCCCGGCCCGCTGGGCCGTCTCGGGACCTGGGTCACCGGCCACGCCAAGCTGGTCACCATCGTGTGGCTGCTGGTCATCGTGGGCCTCGGCGCCTTCGCGCCCCAGGTCGAGAAGAACCTCTCCGGAGCCGGCTGGCAGGCCAACGGCTCGGAGTCCGTCACCGCGCGCGAGCTCGCCATGGACCACTTCGGCGGCAACGCCTCCTCGGCCATCCAGGTCGTCGTCCGCTCCACCGACGGGCCCGTCACCGAGGGCGAGGGCAAGGAGGTCCTCGCCGAGGTGACCCGCATCCTCGAGGCGGAGCCCCGCATCGCCGACGTCGTCGCACCGATGCCCGGGGCCACGCTGTCGCAGGACGGCACGACCGCGATCGTGCTGGGCGGAGCCGGCGCGGACACCAACGAGATGGTGCGCGTCGCCACCGAGCTCAAGGACGACGTCGCCGCACTCTCCACCGACACCGTCGAGGTGAACCCGACCGGGTCCTCGCTGCTGTGGAGCGACTTCAACGAGGCCAACCTGGATGCGATGCTCAAGTCCGAGCTCATGTCCTGGCCGGTCACCCTGGCCATCCTGGTCCTGGCCTTCGGTGCCCTCGTCGCGGCCGGGCTCCCACTGATCCTGACCCTCGCCGGACTCCTCGCCTCCGCCGGGTCCCTGGTGCTGATCAACGAGCTCATGCCGGTGTCCATCTGGGCGATGAACTTCGCGATGATGTTCGCCCTCGCGCTGGGCATCGACTACGCGCTCTTCCTCGTCGTGCGCTACCGGGCCGCCCGCGCCGCCCGACCAGGTCCGGAGCACCGCCGCTGGGCGATCACGCAGACCATGGACACCGCCGGCAAGGCCGTCCTGCTCTCCGGGCTGACCGTGCTGATCTCGCTGTCCGCGGTGATGCTCGTGCCGTCCCCGTCGTTCCGGTCCATGGCCGGCGGCATCATGCTCTCGGTCGTCTTCGTCCTCGCCGCGACCCTGACCCTGCTGCCCCTGGTGCTGTTCAAGCTCGACGGGCGCATCAACAAGCTCGCCCTGCCGTGGGCGCGCACCACCGAGCACCGCTCCCCGAAGTTCGCCGCCTGGGGTGAGCGGCTCTGGAAGCGCCCGCTCGTGTGGGGGCTGGGGTCCGTGGTGGTCCTGCTCGCCCTCGCGGCGCCCATCCTCGGGCTACAGACCGCGATGCCCTCGATCAAGGTGCTGCCCGAGGACGCCTCCGCCCGGATCGGCTACGACCAGGTCCAGGACGCCTTCGGCGAGGGCACCCCGGGCACCCTCCAGGTCGTCGCCGACGCCGCCGACGCCGGCTCCGTGGCCGACGTCCTCGCCGCCGAGAAGGGCATCGCCGCCGCCATGGCGCCGATGCCGGCCGCCGACGACAGCGACCTCGTCCTGATCCAGGCCGTGCCCACCGTCGACCCGTCCGACCCGGCGCTGGCTGAGACCGTCGACCGGCTTCGTGGCGACCTGCCCGACTCCGCGCTCGTCGGCGGTGCCCCGGTGGAGAACCTCGACCTCAAGGCGCAGCTGGACGAGTCCACCCCGCTGGTCATCGGCGTCGTGCTGGTCCTCGGCTTCCTGCTCCTGCTCGTCGCGCTGCAGGCCCCGCTGATCTCGCTCCTCGGCACCCTGGCCAGCCTGCTGTCCACGGCCGCGGCGTTCGGGGTGGCGCGGCTGATCTTCCAGGAGGGCTTCGGTGCCGACCTGCTCGGTTTCGAGTCCCAGGGCTTCCTCGACGCGTGGGCCCCGGTGTTCTTCTTCGCGATGATCTTCGCGATCGCGATGGACTACACGGTCTTCCTGCTCGCCTCCGCCAAGGAGCACTACGAGCGCAGCGGGGACCCGAAGGAAGCGATGGTCGGCTCCCTGGCCCAGTCCGGACGAGTCATCTTCGCCGCCGGGGCGGTCATGGTCGCGGTGTTCTTCACGTTCGCGCTCTCCGGGCCCATCCCGCCCAAGGAGATGGGCGTCGTCCTCGGCCTCGCCGTGCTCCTCGACGCCTTCCTCGTGCGGCTCGTGCTGCTGCCCGTGCTGCTCCGCCTCACCGGCAAGGCCGCCTGGTACGCCCCCGCCTGGCTGCGCAAGGTCCTGCCGAAGATCACCTTCGCCCACGACTGA
- a CDS encoding metal-sensitive transcriptional regulator, whose protein sequence is MDLEPTEIKAIITRMKRANGHLASVIRMMEEGSDCESVLTQLAAVNKALSRAGYAIVATGLQQCLTASEDGLDGVDVQKMEKLFLALA, encoded by the coding sequence ATGGACCTCGAGCCCACCGAGATCAAGGCGATCATCACGCGCATGAAGCGCGCCAACGGCCACCTGGCCTCCGTCATCCGGATGATGGAGGAGGGCTCGGACTGCGAGTCCGTCCTGACCCAGCTCGCCGCCGTCAACAAGGCGCTCTCCCGCGCCGGCTACGCGATCGTCGCCACCGGCCTTCAGCAGTGCCTGACCGCCTCCGAGGACGGTCTCGACGGGGTCGACGTGCAGAAGATGGAGAAGCTCTTCCTCGCCCTCGCCTGA
- a CDS encoding rhodanese-like domain-containing protein — translation MRETSVDQLAAAMERGETVLDVRERREFREGHVPGAVNIPMSELPRRLAELDPAVPVHVVCASGNRSGAMVPVVVAAGYAAANVTGGTSAWTRSGRPVETPLETPGAPRTPRPAVTVRTLETPSLGDRTYLVHDGERAFVVDPQRDIDRVLDVLAADGVRLTHVFETHIHNDYVTGGYALAQATGAAYVVNAADEVSFDRTPITDGETLAIGPTMRLRAIATPGHTFTHLSYALSLVAGENGEEEPYAVFTGGSLLYGATGRPDLLGEEHTDALVRHQHASAHRLAAELPDEADVYPTHGFGSFCSATQSQSSSSTIGQEKRSNPVLTQDEETYVRELLDGLGAWPAYYAHMAPANAAGPSAPDLSPVREADADELRRRIEAGEWVVDLRTRTAFAAGHAPGTLNFGLDGPFATYLGWLIEWGTPITLLGESADDVAAAQRELVRIGIDRPAAQATGDPRDWSTGDLGSFATATFADLAQVRHHRDVVVLDVRRTEEHQDTAIDGALNIPLHELPRRVAEVPAGEVWVHCAGGYRASVAASFLAAAGHTLVAVDDSFEHAEKVGLA, via the coding sequence ATGCGTGAGACCAGCGTCGACCAGCTCGCGGCCGCGATGGAGCGGGGCGAGACCGTGCTCGACGTCCGCGAGCGTCGCGAGTTCCGCGAGGGACACGTGCCGGGCGCGGTGAACATCCCGATGTCCGAGCTGCCCCGCCGGCTCGCCGAGCTCGACCCGGCGGTGCCGGTCCACGTCGTGTGCGCCTCCGGCAACCGGAGCGGCGCCATGGTCCCCGTCGTGGTGGCGGCCGGCTACGCCGCCGCCAACGTCACCGGCGGCACCAGCGCCTGGACGCGGTCGGGCCGGCCGGTCGAGACGCCGCTCGAGACGCCGGGCGCGCCGCGCACGCCCCGGCCCGCCGTGACCGTCCGCACCCTGGAGACCCCGTCCCTGGGGGACCGGACCTACCTCGTCCACGACGGCGAGCGCGCGTTCGTCGTCGACCCGCAGCGCGACATCGACCGCGTGCTCGACGTGCTCGCCGCCGACGGCGTGCGCCTGACCCACGTCTTCGAGACCCACATCCACAACGACTACGTCACCGGCGGCTACGCCCTCGCCCAGGCCACCGGCGCCGCGTACGTGGTCAACGCCGCCGACGAGGTGTCGTTCGACCGCACCCCGATCACCGACGGCGAGACGCTGGCGATCGGCCCCACCATGCGCCTCCGCGCCATCGCCACGCCGGGCCACACGTTCACCCACCTCTCCTACGCCCTGTCGCTTGTCGCGGGGGAGAACGGCGAGGAGGAGCCCTACGCGGTGTTCACCGGAGGGTCCCTGCTCTACGGCGCCACCGGCCGCCCGGACCTGCTCGGCGAGGAGCACACGGATGCGCTCGTGCGCCACCAGCACGCCTCCGCGCACCGCCTGGCCGCCGAGCTGCCCGACGAGGCCGACGTGTACCCGACCCACGGGTTCGGCTCGTTCTGCTCCGCGACCCAGTCGCAGTCCTCGTCCTCGACGATCGGGCAGGAGAAGCGGTCGAACCCGGTGCTGACCCAGGACGAGGAGACCTACGTCCGCGAGCTCCTCGACGGTCTCGGTGCCTGGCCGGCGTACTACGCCCACATGGCGCCCGCCAACGCCGCCGGCCCGAGTGCCCCGGACCTCTCGCCGGTCCGTGAGGCGGACGCCGACGAGCTGCGGCGCAGGATCGAGGCTGGCGAGTGGGTGGTCGACCTGCGCACCCGCACCGCCTTCGCCGCCGGGCACGCTCCCGGGACGCTGAACTTCGGCCTGGACGGACCGTTCGCGACGTACCTCGGCTGGCTGATCGAGTGGGGCACCCCGATCACCCTGCTCGGCGAGAGCGCCGACGACGTGGCAGCGGCGCAGCGCGAGCTGGTCCGCATCGGCATCGACCGGCCCGCCGCGCAGGCGACCGGCGACCCGCGCGACTGGAGCACCGGCGACCTCGGCTCCTTTGCGACCGCCACCTTCGCCGACCTCGCCCAGGTGCGTCACCACCGCGACGTGGTCGTGCTCGACGTGCGCCGGACCGAGGAGCACCAGGACACCGCCATCGACGGGGCCCTGAACATCCCGCTGCACGAGCTGCCCCGGCGCGTCGCCGAGGTGCCGGCCGGTGAGGTGTGGGTCCACTGCGCCGGCGGCTACCGCGCCTCGGTCGCCGCCTCGTTCCTCGCCGCGGCCGGCCACACCCTGGTCGCCGTCGACGACTCCTTCGAGCACGCCGAGAAGGTCGGCCTGGCGTGA